ATTTgaacataagaaaatatctGCAGGTCTTGTAAAAGCACTGCAGGCAGTTAATAGTACAACATGGCATGATGCCTTTCTTGCTCTATGGCTAGCAGCCTTACGCCTTGTGCAAAGGGTAAGGATCTATTCTGAGCAACTACTAAGAATTTTAAGCTCCTAGCCTCCTAGAATAGGTTGTTCTTGTCTTAGGGCTTCTAGGAGAATCAATGTCTGCGCTACTTCATGGATCTGAAATAAGTAGTAACATATGTGAAGCACCAAATTACGTTTCACAATAAAACTTATACAAGATTCATAATTAGAAGGTCATATAGTGACAATGTTGCGCCTTATGCAGTATCTTTAATTGACCAATATGTTGTAATTTGAAGGAAAGAGATCCAATCGAGGGTCCTGTGCCCCGCACCGACACTTTTCTTTGTGTATTGCTATCCGTCACTCCACTTGCTGTTGCCAAcatcattgaagaagaagaaagtcagTGGATTGATCAAAGTGCATCTAGCCCAAGCAACCAGTGGaaagagaaaaaaggaaaatgccGACAGGGATTAGTCAATAGCTTACAACAACTTGGTGATTATGAAAGCTTGCTGACACCACCCATTTCGGTACAGTCGGTTGCTAATCAAGCTGCTGCTAAAGCAGTTATGTCCATTTCCGGCATTACAAATGGTAGTGGATCTTACGAAAATACAAGCATGAACGAATCTGCAAGTGGCTGCTGT
This portion of the Brassica oleracea var. oleracea cultivar TO1000 unplaced genomic scaffold, BOL UnpScaffold02380, whole genome shotgun sequence genome encodes:
- the LOC106321671 gene encoding mediator of RNA polymerase II transcription subunit 33B-like: MDGTQAAAASAVENLTGLVKALQAVNSTTWHDAFLALWLAALRLVQRERDPIEGPVPRTDTFLCVLLSVTPLAVANIIEEEESQWIDQSASSPSNQWKEKKGKCRQGLVNSLQQLGDYESLLTPPISVQSVANQAAAKAVMSISGITNGSGSYENTSMNESASGCSGNMRHLVVEACISRNLLDTSAYLWPGFVNGGTNQVPQGIAGNVSCWSLVMKGSSLTPSLTNSLITTPASSLAEIEKIYEVATTGSEDEKIAAASILCGASLFRGWSIQ